Genomic segment of Bifidobacterium lemurum:
CGCCGGGTTTGACGGCTTCGGCTTCGATTTCGACGCTTTCGCTGCCGTATTCCAAATCATAGGATTCGCGAATGGTCTGGGGCGGCAGTTTGCCCGCTTTTCGGACGGCGATGAAGCCTTTGCCCAGATGCGCGGCCAAGGCGGGGCCGAACAGGAAACCACGGGCTTCCAGACCGGCGACGGCGTCGAAATCCTCGGCGGGCACGGGCAGTGCCGCCTCCAGCGCCTGCATCATCAAGTGCAGGCCTTTGGCATCGGCCAGCACCGGCATGAAGTCGCGGAAGATGATGCCCTCTTTGGGAAATCCGGGAATCGAACGAATCAGTGAGACGAGATACGAGGCGTCCTCGGCCCCGATCTTGCCCAGATCAGCGATGGCGATATCGGTGTTCGGCATGGCGATATGGCTCTCCATATGACGATTGGCGGGCGAAAAAACAATGCGCGGTGTGAGGCGCGGGTTACTTGGCGGCTTCCTGCGGCTGCTCGTCGGCAACCTCGGTGTCCACGACCTTGGCTTCGACGGTTTCGGTCGTCTCGGCCGCGTTCTCCGCCGATTCGAGCGCCTGGTCCATCGGCACCTGCGCCTCGTCGTCGTTCTGCTCGATCGGGTTGCCGTTTTCATCCACCTCATCGTCGGAGACGTAGGCGGGACGCACGTATTCCTTGCTGATCGCGTTGAAGGAGAAACGCATCAGCGAGCCTTCGGAGTCGATGACGATCTCCTCGTACTGGACGTCCACGGAGACGACCTTGCCGATCACGCCGCCGATGGTGATGATCTCGGTGCCCGGCTGCAGGTTGGCGCGGAAGTCCTGACGCTCCGCCTGCTGCTGCTTGGCCTTGCGGGACTGCCACCACATCATGCCGATCATAGCGACCATGATGACGATGAGGAAAAGCGAACTACCCAAGAGAAACTCCTTGATGATGGAAAACGGACTATCTGGCCTTGAAGATTCTAAAAGAGCTTGCTGACATCATCCTGGGGAACCAATCCCAGATGCCTCCACGCCTTCTCGGTTGCGATGCGGCCGCGCGGCGTGCGGGCGAGGAATCCCTCGCGCACCAGATACGGCTCGCACACCGTCTCCACGGTTTCGGACTCCTCCCCCACCATGGCCGCGAGATTGTTCAATCCCACCGGTCCGCCGTTGAAATTGGTCACGATTGCCTTGAGCACGGCGATGTCCAGACGATCCAGACCCTCCGCGTCGATCTGATAGAGATCCAACGCCTCCTTGACGTCCGCGGAGCGCACCACGATGAGATCGTGCACGATGGCCCAGTCGCGCACGCGGCGCAGCAGACGGTTGGCGATACGCGGCGTGCCCCGCGAACGCATGGCCAGCTGGGCGGCCGCGCCCTCGTCGAGATTGACGCCCAACACGCCGGCCGAGCGATCGATCAGCCGCTCCAGCTCGTCGATCGGATAGAAGTCGAGATGCGCGGTGAAACCGAAACGCGCGCGCAGAGGCGAGGGCAGCATGCCTTCGCGCGTGGTGGCGCCGATCACCGTGAACCGCGGCAGGGTGAGCGGAATGGACGTGGCGCCGGGTCCCTTGCCCACCATCACATCCACGCGGAAATCCTCCATCGCGATATACAACAGTTCCTCGGCCGCGCGCGGCAGACGGTGGATTTCGTCGATGAACAGCACCTCGCCGGTATCGAGCGAGCTCAGGATTGAAGCGAGATCACCGGCATGCTGGATGGCGGGGCCGGAGGTGACGCGGATAGGCACGCCCAACTCGTTGGCCACGATCATCGCCAATGTGGTTTTGCCCAATCCGGGAGGGCCCGCGAGCAGGATATGGTCGGGCGGAACGTCGCGTTTGCGCGCGGCATCCAAAAACAGCTGCAGCTGCGCTTTGAGGGTCGGTTGTCCGATGAAGCCGTCGAGCGCGTGGGGGCGCAACTCCTCGTCGCTCACCGGCTCGTTGCCGATGGGCTGGGAGGAGACCATGCGCAGGGATTCCTCGTTCGCTCCGGTGTTCGACTGGCCGTATGCGGGGGTTTCGTCCAGCGGCGTCGATGCGTTGTTCATCAGCGTCCCCTATCCATAAGAGTCAAAGCGAGCCGCAGCACGCGCGGCACATCCTCGGCTGCGAGCGGCGTGTCGATGGCGTTGTCTCGGCACGCTTCGGCCACCGCCTGTTCGGCGTCCTGCTGACGCCAGCCGAGCGACATCAGGCCTTCGACCACCTGATGCGTGCCGGCGTCCTCTTCGGCTGTCTGGGCGTTCGCGGACGCGGCGGCTCCCTCGACCTGGCTCAAATCGATTGATCCCTTGAGCTCGAGGATGATCTTCTGCGCGCCCTTCTTGCCCAAACCGGGCGCTTTGGCGAGGGCCGTGGCGTCGTTGTCCGCGATCGCGCGGGCCAGCTGGCCGGGCGTGAGCGTGGAAAGCAGCGACTGGGCGACCTTGGGGCCGATGCCGGAGACCTTGATCAGCTGCAGGAAGGTTTTCTTCGCGGCGGCGTCGAGGAAACCGTGCAGGGTGATGGCGTCCTGCGACACATTGAGATAGGTGTGGACGCGCACCTCCTGGCCCATGTGGATGCGGCCCAGATCGGCGGCAGGCATACGCACCTCGTATCCCACTCCCCCGACGTCGATCAGCGCGGAATCGGCATCCACGGATTCCACCCGCCCGGTCAGCATTCCAATCATATGCGTCCTCCAAAGTCGAACAACTGTTCGAAGTGTATCATATGGGGGCGGATGGAGAATGTGTGACCGGGTTATTCGGGTGTGGGTTTTGTTATATGGATGGCTCCGCCGGGTGAAAGCCCACTGGGCTTTCACTGTTTCCGGCTCGCGTGACCGGCTTATGCAATTCCGAAGGAATTGCGGCCGGTCACATTCCACGGTCTGCGTTGATGCGGCGGCGGGAGGACTTTTGCGCGGC
This window contains:
- a CDS encoding adenine phosphoribosyltransferase, with amino-acid sequence MPNTDIAIADLGKIGAEDASYLVSLIRSIPGFPKEGIIFRDFMPVLADAKGLHLMMQALEAALPVPAEDFDAVAGLEARGFLFGPALAAHLGKGFIAVRKAGKLPPQTIRESYDLEYGSESVEIEAEAVKPGERVLIVDDLIATGGTAAAGAELIERAGGKVVGFSFVMGLDGLNGTAKLGGRPTSVLVTMPA
- the yajC gene encoding preprotein translocase subunit YajC, which gives rise to MVAMIGMMWWQSRKAKQQQAERQDFRANLQPGTEIITIGGVIGKVVSVDVQYEEIVIDSEGSLMRFSFNAISKEYVRPAYVSDDEVDENGNPIEQNDDEAQVPMDQALESAENAAETTETVEAKVVDTEVADEQPQEAAK
- the ruvB gene encoding Holliday junction branch migration DNA helicase RuvB — encoded protein: MDETPAYGQSNTGANEESLRMVSSQPIGNEPVSDEELRPHALDGFIGQPTLKAQLQLFLDAARKRDVPPDHILLAGPPGLGKTTLAMIVANELGVPIRVTSGPAIQHAGDLASILSSLDTGEVLFIDEIHRLPRAAEELLYIAMEDFRVDVMVGKGPGATSIPLTLPRFTVIGATTREGMLPSPLRARFGFTAHLDFYPIDELERLIDRSAGVLGVNLDEGAAAQLAMRSRGTPRIANRLLRRVRDWAIVHDLIVVRSADVKEALDLYQIDAEGLDRLDIAVLKAIVTNFNGGPVGLNNLAAMVGEESETVETVCEPYLVREGFLARTPRGRIATEKAWRHLGLVPQDDVSKLF
- the ruvA gene encoding Holliday junction branch migration protein RuvA, which gives rise to MIGMLTGRVESVDADSALIDVGGVGYEVRMPAADLGRIHMGQEVRVHTYLNVSQDAITLHGFLDAAAKKTFLQLIKVSGIGPKVAQSLLSTLTPGQLARAIADNDATALAKAPGLGKKGAQKIILELKGSIDLSQVEGAAASANAQTAEEDAGTHQVVEGLMSLGWRQQDAEQAVAEACRDNAIDTPLAAEDVPRVLRLALTLMDRGR